The following proteins come from a genomic window of Pyxidicoccus sp. MSG2:
- a CDS encoding VOC family protein produces MKLGYVILYVQDVPATVDFYEKAFGLQRRFLHESNSYAEMETGATALAFAVESMAKDNGLTVRPNRVKEDAAGVEVALVTTDVQAAYERAVKAGARAAQPPKQKPWGQTVAYVRDIDGVLVELCTPITT; encoded by the coding sequence ATGAAGCTCGGCTACGTCATCCTCTACGTGCAGGACGTGCCCGCCACCGTCGACTTCTACGAGAAGGCCTTCGGCCTGCAACGCCGCTTCCTCCACGAGAGCAACAGCTACGCGGAGATGGAGACCGGCGCCACGGCGCTCGCCTTCGCGGTGGAGAGCATGGCGAAGGACAACGGCCTCACCGTGCGCCCCAACCGCGTGAAGGAGGACGCGGCCGGCGTGGAGGTGGCGCTCGTCACCACGGACGTGCAGGCCGCCTACGAGCGCGCCGTGAAGGCCGGCGCGCGGGCCGCCCAGCCCCCCAAGCAGAAGCCCTGGGGGCAGACGGTGGCCTACGTGCGGGATATCGACGGCGTGCTCGTGGAGCTCTGCACGCCCATCACCACCTGA
- a CDS encoding ATP-binding protein, with protein MTEASPALREDRAPLLVVVAPPAEGLDLEAMLAPLGHPIHRMSPTKAVAVGGSAEPPVCVLIDARPGWAAGFERASRLRAVPALKHTPLLLVGQASCEEADLLRGDALGRVDFLMEPLHPAIVRAKVRTFLELRHQDASMRDALERAAHAEGAARESERMLSTLLGNVPGMVYRSRYEHPCPLVYASEGTRALCGYGPEDFLLGNLRWGDLIRPDDYARIWKEMEEALAVHAPFTLTYRIRTRAGEERWMWERGVGLFGPDGTVQLLEGFVTDITVFRRAQDERERLMAAQQSERAKLEAIIQQLPVAVHIAEAPSGRTLHANGEAERLLGHAMLETHCIDDFARYHAVHPDGRRYKGEEYPIARVLLTGEPWGEEDLFYSRPDGALRIFRIKAGPIHDRQGKLQAVVAGFVDITELKRSKEDQTFLAAVSETLASSLEAEATLSRVVRQCVPHLGDGCFLDLVEPEGGLHRLAVAHLDPARELLVRELSRRYPPQLEAPHGPAAAIRTGETWCEPFVDDEVLSRFALDAPQLELLRALGITSMLSVPLRSRDQVLGALTFIHGRPDRHHDAQDQRVAEDLARRAALALDNARLYTEAQAAVRVRDEFLSVASHELRTPLTPLQLTLATLARELWRDGIASHDARARHHLDMARAQVRKLTSLVGALLDVGRLNHGQLTLELAETDLGEVLREVTDWFTPEAAKAGSRLRLEYAEDTHGRWDRLRLEQIVTNLLSNAIRYGGGGDIHARVEDLGDQVRLTVRDEGIGISPKDQERIFGRFERAVSGRHYGGLGLGLFITRNLVEAMGGRIQVESRPKQGSTFIVTLPRAGPRAGSEVPEPTGRPAKVLGAVGAHTDGAGSGPG; from the coding sequence ATGACGGAAGCCAGTCCAGCTCTGAGGGAGGACCGTGCTCCCCTGCTCGTCGTGGTGGCCCCACCGGCGGAGGGGCTGGACCTGGAAGCCATGCTGGCCCCGCTGGGGCACCCCATCCACCGCATGAGCCCCACGAAGGCGGTAGCCGTGGGAGGCTCCGCCGAGCCCCCCGTCTGCGTCCTCATCGACGCACGGCCGGGCTGGGCGGCCGGCTTCGAGCGCGCCAGCCGGCTGCGCGCGGTACCGGCGCTGAAGCACACGCCCCTCCTGTTGGTGGGGCAGGCCTCCTGCGAGGAGGCGGACCTGCTGCGCGGCGATGCGCTGGGGCGGGTGGACTTCCTGATGGAGCCGCTCCACCCGGCCATCGTCCGCGCCAAGGTGCGCACGTTCCTCGAGCTGCGGCACCAGGATGCCTCCATGCGGGACGCCCTGGAGCGCGCCGCGCACGCGGAGGGCGCGGCGCGCGAGAGCGAGCGCATGCTGAGCACCCTGCTGGGAAACGTCCCGGGCATGGTGTACCGCAGCCGCTACGAGCACCCCTGCCCCCTCGTCTACGCCAGCGAAGGCACCCGGGCCCTCTGTGGCTACGGCCCCGAGGACTTCCTCCTGGGCAACCTGCGGTGGGGGGACCTCATCCGCCCCGACGACTACGCGCGCATCTGGAAGGAGATGGAGGAGGCGCTCGCCGTCCACGCGCCCTTCACCCTCACCTACCGCATCCGCACCCGCGCCGGAGAAGAACGGTGGATGTGGGAGCGCGGCGTGGGCCTCTTCGGCCCCGACGGAACGGTGCAGCTGCTGGAGGGCTTCGTCACCGACATCACCGTCTTCCGGCGCGCGCAGGACGAGCGTGAGCGGCTCATGGCCGCGCAGCAGTCGGAGAGAGCCAAGCTGGAGGCCATCATCCAGCAGCTCCCCGTCGCGGTGCACATCGCCGAGGCGCCCTCCGGCCGCACGCTGCACGCCAATGGCGAGGCCGAGCGGCTGCTCGGCCACGCGATGCTGGAGACCCACTGCATCGACGACTTCGCCCGCTACCACGCCGTGCACCCGGACGGGCGCCGCTACAAGGGCGAGGAGTACCCCATTGCCCGGGTGCTGCTCACCGGGGAGCCCTGGGGCGAGGAGGACCTGTTCTACAGCCGCCCCGACGGCGCCCTGCGCATCTTCCGCATCAAGGCCGGCCCCATCCACGACAGGCAGGGGAAGCTCCAGGCGGTGGTGGCGGGCTTCGTCGACATCACCGAGCTGAAGCGGTCCAAGGAGGACCAGACCTTCCTCGCGGCGGTGAGCGAGACGCTGGCCAGCTCGCTGGAGGCGGAGGCCACGCTCTCCCGGGTGGTGCGGCAGTGCGTCCCCCACCTGGGCGACGGCTGCTTCCTGGACCTGGTGGAGCCCGAGGGCGGCCTCCACCGGCTCGCGGTGGCGCACCTGGACCCGGCCCGGGAGCTGCTGGTGCGGGAGCTGTCGCGGCGCTACCCCCCCCAGCTCGAGGCCCCCCACGGCCCCGCCGCGGCCATCCGCACCGGGGAGACCTGGTGCGAGCCCTTCGTCGACGACGAGGTGCTCTCCCGCTTCGCGCTGGACGCCCCGCAGCTGGAGCTGCTGCGCGCGCTGGGCATCACCTCGATGCTGTCGGTGCCGCTGCGCTCCAGGGACCAGGTGCTGGGGGCGCTGACGTTCATCCACGGGCGCCCGGACCGCCACCATGACGCCCAGGACCAGCGCGTGGCGGAGGACCTGGCGCGCCGGGCCGCGCTCGCGCTGGACAACGCGCGCCTCTACACCGAGGCCCAGGCCGCGGTGCGCGTGCGCGACGAGTTCCTCTCCGTGGCTTCGCATGAGCTGCGGACACCGCTGACGCCCCTGCAGCTCACGCTGGCCACGCTGGCGCGCGAGCTGTGGCGGGACGGCATCGCCTCGCACGACGCGCGGGCGCGGCACCACCTGGACATGGCGCGCGCGCAGGTGCGCAAGCTGACGTCGCTGGTGGGCGCGCTGCTGGACGTGGGGCGCCTCAACCACGGGCAGTTGACGCTGGAGCTGGCGGAGACGGACCTGGGCGAGGTGCTGCGCGAGGTGACGGACTGGTTCACGCCCGAGGCCGCGAAGGCGGGCTCGCGGCTGAGGCTCGAGTACGCGGAGGACACGCACGGCAGATGGGACCGGCTCCGGCTGGAGCAGATTGTCACCAACCTGCTCTCCAACGCCATCCGCTATGGCGGCGGCGGCGACATCCATGCCCGCGTGGAGGACCTGGGAGACCAGGTGCGGCTGACGGTGCGGGACGAGGGCATCGGCATCTCCCCGAAGGACCAGGAGCGCATCTTCGGCCGCTTCGAGCGCGCCGTGTCCGGCCGGCACTACGGAGGGCTGGGGCTGGGCCTCTTCATCACCCGCAACCTCGTGGAGGCGATGGGCGGCCGCATCCAGGTGGAGAGCCGGCCGAAGCAGGGCTCCACCTTCATCGTCACCCTGCCCCGCGCCGGCCCCCGGGCCGGGAGCGAGGTCCCCGAGCCCACCGGCCGCCCGGCGAAGGTCCTCGGGGCCGTTGGAGCCCACACGGACGGTGCGGGCTCCGGCCCCGGGTAA
- the mgtE gene encoding magnesium transporter, producing MMESPQSASLEVEDLHEVWPVLSIDERLEGFRLLPPDVADDFFIGLSARDQAELILHLPPGERRTWVRVLPPDDLADLVQAVEPEQVDAILSQLDDASRREVNVLLAYAEDDAGGLMNPRFARVRPEMSIDEAIGYLRKQAREKVETVYYAYALDAGQHLLGVLSLRQLFQAAPDKKVADVMQRDIITVAENTDQEAVGRLFSEHGFMALPVLDEAGRMKGIVTVDDIVDVVQEEATEDIQKVGGMEALEAPYFEVGFFGMLKKRIGWLLVLFLGQMLTATAMSSFEDEIASAVVLSLFVPLIISSGGNSGSQTSTLIIRALALGEMRLKDWWRVAKREALSGMVLGVVLGVVGLLRIVLWHSIADAYGEHFFRLGCAVALSVLGVVTFGTLAGSMLPLVLRRFGFDPASASAPFVATLVDVSGVVIYFTVASLILRGTLL from the coding sequence ATGATGGAAAGCCCCCAGAGCGCCTCGCTCGAAGTGGAGGACCTGCACGAGGTCTGGCCGGTGCTCTCCATCGACGAGCGGCTGGAGGGCTTCCGGCTGCTGCCGCCCGACGTGGCGGACGACTTCTTCATCGGCCTGTCCGCGAGGGACCAGGCGGAGCTCATCCTCCACCTGCCTCCGGGCGAGCGCCGCACGTGGGTGCGGGTGCTGCCGCCAGACGACCTGGCGGACCTGGTTCAGGCGGTGGAGCCCGAGCAGGTGGACGCCATCCTCTCGCAGCTCGACGACGCCAGCCGCCGCGAGGTCAACGTGCTGCTGGCCTACGCGGAGGACGACGCCGGCGGTCTGATGAATCCGCGCTTCGCCCGCGTGCGGCCGGAGATGAGCATCGACGAGGCCATCGGCTACCTGCGCAAGCAGGCGCGCGAGAAGGTCGAGACTGTCTATTACGCCTACGCGCTGGACGCGGGGCAGCACCTGCTGGGCGTGCTCTCGCTGCGGCAGTTGTTCCAGGCCGCGCCGGACAAGAAGGTCGCGGACGTCATGCAGCGCGACATCATCACCGTGGCGGAGAACACGGACCAGGAGGCGGTGGGCCGGCTCTTCAGCGAGCACGGCTTCATGGCCCTGCCGGTGCTCGACGAGGCGGGGCGGATGAAGGGCATCGTCACGGTGGACGACATCGTCGACGTGGTGCAGGAGGAGGCCACCGAGGACATCCAGAAGGTCGGCGGCATGGAGGCCCTGGAGGCGCCCTACTTCGAGGTGGGCTTCTTCGGCATGCTGAAGAAGCGCATCGGCTGGCTGCTGGTGCTCTTCCTCGGGCAGATGCTCACCGCCACGGCGATGAGCAGCTTCGAGGACGAAATCGCCAGTGCCGTGGTGCTGAGCCTCTTCGTGCCGCTCATCATCTCCTCGGGCGGCAACTCCGGCAGCCAGACGTCCACGCTCATCATCCGCGCGCTCGCGCTGGGGGAGATGCGGCTGAAGGACTGGTGGCGCGTGGCCAAGCGCGAGGCGCTGTCCGGCATGGTGCTGGGCGTGGTGCTCGGCGTGGTGGGCCTGTTGCGCATCGTCCTCTGGCACTCCATCGCGGATGCCTATGGCGAGCACTTCTTCCGGCTGGGGTGCGCGGTGGCGCTGTCGGTGCTGGGCGTGGTGACGTTCGGCACGCTGGCGGGCTCCATGCTGCCGCTGGTGCTGCGGCGCTTCGGGTTCGACCCCGCGAGCGCGTCCGCACCCTTCGTGGCCACGCTGGTGGACGTCAGCGGCGTGGTCATCTACTTCACCGTCGCCAGCCTGATTCTGCGCGGTACGCTGCTCTGA
- a CDS encoding DUF6929 family protein, whose amino-acid sequence MIRTTPKRTLTLEAPEEPGRAAHVSAASGLVRAGPWLYIVADDALHLAVFPLTGDAPGKSVRLFPGVLPDEPRARKAAKPDLEALCLLGPLADAPHGALLALPSGSAQTRLRGAVVPLGADGTLAGTVRTVDCTALYAQLTRELGPLNIEGAAVVGGRLRLLNRGNGDVGVDALVDLDLERARRGLEVGTLGPDVVRTTRRWELGRAGGVRLSFTDASPLPDGRLVFTAAAEDTRDAYADGRVTGSAVGVLAPDGTPVFLDAVDAKVKLEGVDARVEGGRVHVLLVADADDPAVAAPLLEAVLDVPA is encoded by the coding sequence ATGATTCGCACCACGCCCAAGCGCACGCTCACCCTCGAAGCCCCGGAGGAGCCCGGCCGCGCCGCGCACGTTTCCGCGGCCAGTGGCCTGGTGCGCGCGGGGCCGTGGCTCTACATCGTCGCGGATGATGCCCTGCACCTGGCCGTCTTCCCGCTGACGGGCGACGCACCGGGGAAGAGCGTGCGCCTCTTTCCGGGCGTGCTTCCCGACGAGCCGAGGGCGCGCAAGGCGGCCAAGCCCGACCTGGAGGCGCTGTGCCTGCTGGGGCCGCTCGCGGACGCGCCGCATGGGGCGCTGCTGGCGCTGCCCTCGGGCTCGGCCCAGACGCGGCTGCGCGGGGCGGTGGTGCCGCTGGGCGCGGACGGGACGCTGGCGGGCACGGTGCGGACGGTGGACTGCACGGCGCTGTACGCGCAGCTCACGCGGGAGTTGGGGCCGCTGAACATCGAAGGCGCGGCGGTGGTGGGCGGGCGGCTGCGGCTGCTCAACCGGGGCAACGGGGACGTGGGCGTGGACGCGCTGGTGGACCTGGACCTGGAGCGCGCACGGCGCGGGCTGGAGGTGGGCACGCTGGGGCCGGACGTGGTGCGCACCACGCGGCGGTGGGAATTGGGCCGGGCGGGTGGCGTACGGCTGTCCTTCACGGATGCGTCGCCGCTGCCGGACGGGCGGCTGGTCTTCACCGCGGCGGCGGAGGACACGCGCGACGCCTACGCGGATGGAAGGGTGACGGGCTCCGCGGTGGGCGTGCTGGCGCCGGATGGCACGCCGGTGTTCCTGGACGCGGTGGACGCGAAGGTGAAGCTGGAGGGCGTGGACGCGCGCGTGGAGGGTGGGCGCGTGCACGTGTTGCTGGTGGCTGACGCGGACGACCCGGCGGTGGCGGCACCGCTCTTGGAGGCGGTGCTCGACGTGCCGGCGTGA
- a CDS encoding tetratricopeptide repeat protein, whose translation MRRLRFALALLALASTGCRDKPVDHLQRARDATFEKRPDEALVEYRKAFDALRHDESAEALVLRARALKGAADVYWLEQRKVKEAVGVYRELIQQCPDSPEALDARIILAELLRVHYRDLRGSIDQLTAALKLNPPQGAELHYQVAKLYFELQDYQQCELETRRLTERFPTSAFVDDSLFLQAQAIAMMEGRRQEASRAFADLRTRFPDSELAPHALFEMGKLKADSGENEKAIETWVEALKTHPDPSLVQDYISRARKRIANTHSEAVGREAAFDRNRPARSSLEAVGGKPEEASTEHN comes from the coding sequence GTGCGCCGTCTGCGCTTCGCGCTCGCCCTCCTGGCCCTGGCCAGCACGGGCTGCCGCGACAAGCCCGTGGACCACCTCCAACGCGCTCGCGACGCCACTTTCGAGAAGCGTCCCGACGAGGCCCTCGTCGAGTACCGCAAGGCCTTCGACGCTCTCCGCCACGATGAGTCCGCCGAGGCCCTCGTCCTCCGCGCCCGCGCCCTCAAGGGCGCCGCCGACGTCTACTGGCTGGAGCAGCGCAAGGTGAAGGAAGCCGTCGGCGTCTACCGCGAGCTCATCCAGCAGTGCCCCGACTCGCCCGAGGCGCTCGACGCCCGCATCATCCTCGCGGAGCTGCTCCGCGTGCACTACCGCGACCTGCGCGGCTCCATCGACCAGCTCACCGCCGCCCTCAAGCTCAACCCGCCCCAGGGCGCCGAGCTGCACTACCAGGTCGCCAAGCTCTACTTCGAGCTGCAGGACTACCAGCAGTGCGAGCTGGAGACGCGCCGCCTCACCGAGCGCTTCCCCACCAGCGCCTTCGTGGACGACTCCCTCTTCCTCCAGGCCCAGGCCATCGCGATGATGGAGGGCCGCCGCCAGGAGGCCTCGCGCGCCTTCGCGGACCTGCGCACGCGCTTCCCCGACTCCGAGCTCGCCCCGCACGCCCTCTTCGAGATGGGCAAGCTGAAGGCCGACTCCGGGGAGAACGAGAAGGCCATCGAGACCTGGGTGGAGGCGCTGAAGACGCACCCGGACCCCTCGCTCGTGCAGGACTACATCTCCCGCGCCCGCAAGCGCATCGCCAACACGCATTCGGAGGCCGTGGGCCGCGAGGCCGCCTTCGACCGCAACCGTCCGGCGCGCAGCTCGCTGGAGGCCGTGGGCGGCAAGCCCGAAGAAGCCTCCACCGAGCACAACTGA
- a CDS encoding NADAR family protein, translating to MSEVIQFYSVTDDHGWCSNFALYPIKLRGRTWPTSEHYFQALKFEDAEDQEEVRKARTPMLAASMGRDRKRKLRRDWESTKVSVMREAVRAKFTQHADLTRLLLDTGDAKLVEHTDNDDYWGDGGDGSGKNMLGRILMEVREELRKQHA from the coding sequence ATGTCCGAGGTCATCCAGTTCTACAGCGTTACCGACGACCACGGCTGGTGCTCGAACTTCGCGCTCTACCCCATCAAGCTCCGAGGCAGGACGTGGCCCACGAGCGAGCACTACTTCCAGGCCCTGAAGTTCGAGGACGCCGAGGACCAGGAAGAGGTCCGCAAGGCCCGCACGCCGATGCTCGCCGCGAGCATGGGTAGAGATCGCAAGCGCAAGCTGCGCCGCGACTGGGAGTCCACCAAGGTCTCCGTCATGCGCGAGGCCGTCCGAGCGAAGTTCACCCAGCACGCGGACCTCACCCGCCTCCTGCTCGACACCGGTGACGCGAAGCTCGTCGAGCACACGGACAATGACGACTACTGGGGCGATGGCGGCGACGGCAGCGGGAAGAACATGCTCGGCCGCATCCTGATGGAGGTCCGCGAGGAATTGCGGAAACAACACGCATGA